In Crinalium epipsammum PCC 9333, the genomic window GCACAGTCCCTAGTTCTTTTAACTGCTTTTTGGCTTTTGTTAGAGCATTTGCTTGGGAGTGATAGGTCGGTCGCTGCGCGTTTGCAGGAATGATGTACTCACCTTTGATACTGCAAGCGTTGACCAGGCAACTTCTTGAATTAAACCAGTCCTTACGTTCCCTTAATGCGTAATTCCACACCTTACGGCAGACCTCTAAGTAATGCTCAAAGGTTGCAGTATGTTCTTGTGTAGGAATTAGCTTGTATTCGTAAGTTAGGTTAATCATTTCACAATCCTAACATATGCTTACAAAAGAATTGTGAATTTTGTAAAATGTTGCTAAATCAACTATAAAAGCTTTGCCGCCTCTCATACCCACGTTTTGCTATGCTCCATAGGGGGTCTTCCCTGCGGAATGATAAATCAAAACTTATCTTTTGTGCTTTATCTCCTAGCTGAAAGCTGACGGCTGATAGCTGATAGCTAAAACCTACGGATAAAATGCCAACTGTGGCAAACCTAAAGTTTCTTCCCAACCCATCATTAAATTAAGACACTGGATAGCTTGACCTGCTTGACCTTTCATTAAGTTGTCAATTGCTGACATCACAATTACTCTGTCAGTGCGGGGATCAACTTCGATGCCGATATAGCACAAATTTGTACCAGCAGCCCACTTAGTTTGAGGATAAGTACCACTGGGTAAAATTTTGACCCAAGGAGAAGATCTATAAAAAGCTTGATAAATTGTAATTAAGTCATCTCTCACTAATCCAGGATCGCGGAGTGTGGCATAGACAGTTGCTAAAATACCCCGCACCATCGGAATTAAATGGGGAGTAAACTGAATCATCACTTCATGCCCCGCTAACTCACTACAGATTTGTTCAATTTCTGGCGTATGTCGATGGTGTGCAACACCATAAGCAGCTAAGGAATTATCTGCTTCTGCTAATAAAAGATTGGTTTTAGCTTGTCGTCCACCACCAGATGTACCGGATTTGGCATCAATAATCGCACTTTCTGGTTGAATTAACCCTTGCTTGAGTAAGGGTGAGAGTGCTAACAGACTGG contains:
- the argC gene encoding N-acetyl-gamma-glutamyl-phosphate reductase, with translation MGDLGRLQVGIIGASGYGGVQLVRLLKDHPQIEVVYLGGESSAGKRFSDIYPHLAHCIDLKIEAIDLDIIAERCQVVFLSLPNGLACEMAPKLLEKGCKVLDLSADYRFSNLETYSSWYGVERSDEQVATTAVYGLPELYRDRIANAQLVGCPGCYPTASLLALSPLLKQGLIQPESAIIDAKSGTSGGGRQAKTNLLLAEADNSLAAYGVAHHRHTPEIEQICSELAGHEVMIQFTPHLIPMVRGILATVYATLRDPGLVRDDLITIYQAFYRSSPWVKILPSGTYPQTKWAAGTNLCYIGIEVDPRTDRVIVMSAIDNLMKGQAGQAIQCLNLMMGWEETLGLPQLAFYP